A single region of the Lotus japonicus ecotype B-129 chromosome 4, LjGifu_v1.2 genome encodes:
- the LOC130715275 gene encoding pectin acetylesterase 8-like — protein sequence MECPRMGQWLSLLLCLLLLLKAEGVAVPITFVQSAVAKGAVCLDGSPPAYHFHKGFGAGINNWIVHFEGGAWCNNVTTCLARRDTRLGSSKKMSQTLSFSGFFSNGQKFNPDFYNWNRIKVRYCDGSSFTGDVEAVDPKTNLHFRGGRIFVAVVEDLLANGMKNAQNAILSGCSAGGLTSILQCDRFRSLIPAAAKVKCLSDAGYFINLKDVSGAAHIEQLYSQVVETHGSAKNLPASCTSRLRPGLCFFPQNVAGQIKTPIFFVNAAYDSYQVKNILAPGVADPHGTWRDCKLDIKKCSSNQLTVMQGFRTEFLKAISVVENSPSKGMFIDGCYSHCQTGMQETWMRSDSPVLANTTIAKAVGDWFYERRSFSQIDCSYPCNPTCHNRVFDDN from the exons ATGGAGTGTCCAAGAATGGGCCAATGGTTAAGCCTTCTATTATGTTTACTGCTATTACTAAAGGCAGAAGGAGTTGCTGTTCCAATCACTTTTGTTCAAAGTGCGGTCGCGAAAGGAGCTG TTTGTTTAGATGGGAGTCCACCAGCTTACCATTTTCATAAGGGATTTGGAGCAGGAATTAACAACTGGATTGTTCACTTTGAG GGAGGAGCATGGTGCAACAATGTCACTACTTGCCTAGCTCGTAGGGACACTCGTTTAGGTTCATCTAAGAAAATGTCGCAGACCCTTTCCTTTTCTGGGTTTTTCAGTAATGGGCAAAAGTTTAATCCAG ATTTCTACAATTGGAACAGAATCAAGGTTAGGTATTGTGATGGGTCATCATTTACTGGTGATGTTGAAGCTGTTGATCCA AAAACCAATTTGCACTTCAGAGGAGGAAGGATTTTTGTTGCTGTCGTTGAGGATTTACTAGCAAATGGAATGAAAAATGCTCAAAAT GCAATTCTCTCTGGATGTTCCGCTGGAGGATTGACCTCTATTTTACAGTGCGATCGCTTCAGATCTCTTATTCCTGCAGCAGCCAAAGTGAAATGCCTTTCAGATGCTGGTTATTTTATTAATCT AAAGGATGTGTCTGGAGCCGCACACATAGAACAGCTTTATAGTCAAGTTGTTGAAACCCAT GGCTCTGCAAAGAATTTGCCTGCATCCTGCACCTCAAGACTCAGACCGGGGCTG TGCTTTTTTCCCCAAAATGTGGCAGGGCAAATCAAAACACCAATCTTCTTTGTCAATGCAGCGTATGACTCATATCAG GTTAAGAACATTTTGGCTCCAGGTGTTGCTGATCCCCATGGCACTTGGCGTGACTGCAAGCTTGATATAAAAAAGTGCTCTTCTAATCAATTAACTGTAATGCAAG GTTTCAGGACAGAATTCTTAAAGGCTATAAGTGTGGTTGAGAACTCTCCATCTAAAGGAATGTTCATAGACGGTTGCTATTCCCATTGCCAAACTGGAATGCAGGAGACATGGATGAGAAGTGACTCTCCAGTGCTGGCCAATACA ACAATTGCAAAGGCAGTGGGAGATTGGTTTTATGAACGAAGGTCTTTCAGTCAGATAGATTGCTCTTACCCTTGCAACCCTACTTGTCACAACCGTGTTTTTGATGATAATTAA